Proteins encoded together in one Colius striatus isolate bColStr4 chromosome 3, bColStr4.1.hap1, whole genome shotgun sequence window:
- the METRN gene encoding meteorin, whose product MWALRALCLAGLGWALGGGGAGADPCGWRGSGLSQEAGSVEQLSLHCAEGSLEWLYPTGALRLRLAPRLPPTTAAIKDRSPRRVTACVKPAGTFRGAQLYLEREGVLELLLPEAPRPRARCFSWLPREKVALFLQATPHRDISRRIAAFRYELRGDWLAHPALPAAEGACRPCNDTEILMAICTSDFVIRGSIRSVSNDVELQESIIGVSAARIHRQKLPVFQAGGRPAGSIRTPLRCGVRPGPGTFLFTGWLHFGEAWLSCAPRYRDFQRIYGAARRQRLNPCEFPLD is encoded by the exons atGTGGGCGCTGCGGGCCCTGTGCCTggccgggctgggctgggcgctcggcggcggcggggccggggccgatCCGTGCGGCTGGAGGGGCAG CGGGCTGTCGCAGGAGGCGGGCAGCGTGGAACAGCTCTCCCTGCACTGCGCCGAGGGCTCGCTGGAATGGCTGTACCCCACCGGAGCCCTCCGCCTCCGCCTGGCCCCCCGCCTGCCCCCCACCACCGCCGCCATCAAAGACAGGAGCCCCCGGCGTGTCACCGCCTGCGTCAAACCCGCCGGCACGTTCCGGGGGGCTCAGCTCTACCTGGAGAGGGAAggggtgctggagctgctgctgcccgaggcgccgcggccccgcgcccgctGCTTCAGCTGGCTGCCCCGGGAGAAGGTGGCTCTGTTCCTCCAGGCCACCCCGCACCGCGACATCAGCCGCCGCATCGCCGCCTTCCGCTACGAGCTGCGGGGGGACTGGCTGGCGCACCCGGCGCTGCCCGCCGCCGAAG GGGCGTGTCGGCCGTGCAACGACACCGAGATCCTGATGGCCATTTGCACTAGTGACTTTG TGATCCGCGGCAGCATCCGGAGCGTGTCCAACGACGTGGAGCTGCAGGAATCCATCATCGGCGTGAGCGCCGCCCGCATCCACCGCCAGAAGCTGCCGGTGTTCCAGGCCGGGGGGCGGCCGGCGGGCAGCATCCGCACCCCGCTGCGCTGCGGCGTCCGGCCGGGCCCCGGCACCTTCCTCTTCACGGGGTGGCTGCACTTCGGCGAGGCCTGGCTGAGCTGCGCCCCGCGCTACCGGGACTTCCAGCGCATCtacggcgcggcgcggcgccaGCGCCTCAACCCCTGCGAGTTCCCCCTGGACTGA